One Pantoea trifolii DNA segment encodes these proteins:
- the cpxA gene encoding envelope stress sensor histidine kinase CpxA, protein MIGSLTTRIFAIFWLTLALVLMLVLMVPKLDSRQMTALLESEQRQGTMIEQHVEAELSQDPPNDLMWWRRLFRSIDKWAPPGQRLLLVTSEGRVIGAQHNEMQIIRNFIGQSDNADHPQKKKYGRVEMVGPFAVRDGEDNYQLYLIRPATSSQLDFVNLLFDRPLLLLIVTMLISSPLLLWLAWSLARPARKLKYAADEVASGNLRQHPELESGPQEFLAAGSSFNQMVSALERMMTAQQRLLSDISHELRTPLTRLQLATALLRRRNGEGKELQRIETEAQRLDGMINDLLVLSRTQHNNALVSEAMKANQLWNGVLEDAKFEAEQMGKLMEVPYPPGPWPLYGNPHALESALENIVRNALRYSNSHISVSFSVDIEGITIHVDDDGPGVSPEDREQIFRPFYRTDEARDRESGGTGLGLAIVETAIQQHRGWVKADDSPLGGLRLTLWLPLYSARQ, encoded by the coding sequence ATGATTGGAAGTTTAACCACCCGCATCTTCGCCATCTTCTGGCTCACGCTAGCGTTGGTGTTGATGCTGGTTTTGATGGTGCCCAAACTCGATTCGCGCCAGATGACCGCATTACTGGAAAGCGAGCAGCGTCAGGGCACCATGATTGAACAGCATGTTGAAGCGGAGCTGTCTCAGGATCCGCCAAACGACTTAATGTGGTGGCGTCGCCTGTTCCGCTCCATCGACAAATGGGCGCCGCCTGGACAGCGCTTGTTATTGGTGACCAGCGAAGGCCGGGTGATTGGCGCGCAGCACAATGAAATGCAGATCATCCGCAACTTTATTGGGCAGTCGGATAACGCCGACCACCCACAAAAGAAAAAGTATGGTCGCGTTGAAATGGTTGGGCCTTTCGCGGTGCGCGATGGCGAAGACAACTATCAGCTCTACCTGATTCGTCCTGCCACCAGCTCACAGCTCGATTTCGTCAATCTGCTGTTTGACCGCCCGCTACTGCTGCTGATTGTCACCATGCTGATCAGTTCACCGCTGCTGCTGTGGCTGGCGTGGAGCCTGGCGCGTCCCGCCCGCAAACTTAAATATGCGGCGGATGAAGTGGCAAGCGGCAATTTGCGTCAGCATCCGGAACTGGAATCGGGGCCGCAAGAGTTTCTGGCAGCGGGTTCGAGTTTCAACCAAATGGTGAGCGCACTCGAACGCATGATGACGGCGCAACAGCGTTTGCTATCTGATATCAGCCATGAACTGCGTACGCCGTTGACTCGCTTGCAGCTGGCAACCGCGTTACTGCGTCGCCGTAACGGGGAAGGCAAAGAGCTGCAGCGCATCGAAACGGAAGCGCAGCGTCTCGATGGCATGATTAACGATTTGCTGGTGCTGTCGCGTACGCAACACAATAATGCACTGGTTAGCGAGGCAATGAAGGCCAACCAGCTGTGGAACGGCGTGCTGGAAGATGCCAAATTTGAAGCCGAGCAGATGGGCAAACTAATGGAAGTGCCCTATCCGCCTGGCCCGTGGCCGCTGTACGGTAATCCACATGCGCTGGAGAGTGCGCTGGAGAATATCGTGCGTAATGCGCTGCGCTATTCGAATTCGCATATCAGCGTCAGCTTCTCGGTGGATATCGAAGGCATCACCATCCACGTCGATGATGATGGTCCGGGCGTCAGCCCAGAAGATCGCGAGCAGATTTTCCGTCCGTTCTACCGCACCGATGAGGCGCGCGATCGTGAATCAGGCGGCACCGGATTGGGCCTGGCGATCGTCGAAACGGCCATCCAGCAGCATCGCGGTTGGGTCAAAGCCGATGACAGTCCGCTCGGCGGTTTACGCCTCACGCTGTGGCTGCCGCTGTACTCCGCCCGTCAATAA